A window of the Tripterygium wilfordii isolate XIE 37 chromosome 12, ASM1340144v1, whole genome shotgun sequence genome harbors these coding sequences:
- the LOC120010614 gene encoding UDP-glycosyltransferase 90A1-like, with protein sequence MSAINDSQYHVVLFPFMSKGHTIPLLYLARLLLRRNIAVTIFTTPANRPFIANSLRENSSVSIIDIPFPENIPEIPPGIESTDKLPSISLFPQFGLSTKKMQPYFESELERLPRVDFMVSDGFLWWTLDSANKFGFPRLVFFGMSIYSSCVSRAAFEDKLLFGPESDTDPITLTRFPWIRVTKRGFDRLTTDPKTLADFKMLTNGSMLKSYGVVMNTFYELEPVFVDDYNSRHGEPKGWCVGPLCLADDGPEKPNKPNWILDWLDQKLEQGRSVLYIAFGSQAEISTDQIKEIAIGLEKSGVDFLWVIRKSEAELGEGFEERVKGRGIVVRDWVNQWEILEHQSVQGFLSHCGWNSVLEGICAGVPILAWPMMAEQPLNAKMVVEEIKVGFRVETSDGFVKWERLEKMVKELMEGEMGKEVRKNVKVIADTAEKAMEENSGSSWKTLDLLIQEICDCPNKVAEVLN encoded by the coding sequence ATGAGTGCAATTAATGATTCTCAATACCATGTCGTTTTGTTCCCTTTCATGTCAAAAGGCCACACTATCCCACTCCTCTACCTAGCCCGCCTCCTCCTACGCCGCAACATCGCCGTCACCATCTTCACCACTCCGGCCAACCGTCCCTTCATTGCCAACTCCCTCCGCGAAAACTCCTCCGTCTCTATCATCGACATCCCCTTTCCGGAAAACATCCCCGAGATCCCTCCCGGAATTGAGAGCACCGACAAGCTCCCTTCAATTTCACTGTTCCCCCAATTTGGCTTGTCCACCAAGAAAATGCAACCCTATTTTGAATCCGAGCTTGAGAGACTGCCGCGTGTAGATTTCATGGTCTCCGACGGGTTCCTGTGGTGGACTCTTGATTCCGCTAACAAATTCGGTTTTCCGAGACTCGTATTTTTTGGTATGTCCATATACTCTTCATGTGTTTCAAGAGCCGCGTTTGAGGATAAGCTTCTGTTTGGGCCCGAATCTGACACCGACCCGATCACTCTGACCCGATTCCCATGGATCCGGGTCACGAAGAGAGGTTTTGATCGGCTTACGACAGACCCGAAAACGCTCGCTGATTTCAAGATGTTGACGAACGGGTCGATGCTCAAGAGCTATGGTGTGGTCATGAATACCTTCTACGAGCTTGAGCCTGTTTTTGTGGATGATTACAATAGTCGTCATGGTGAGCCCAAAGGATGGTGCGTTGGGCCTCTTTGTTTAGCTGATGATGGGCCTGAAAAGCCCAATAAGCCCAATTGGATTCTTGATTGGCTAGACCAAAAACTAGAGCAGGGAAGGTCAGTTTTGTACATAGCATTTGGTAGCCAAGCAGAGATCTCAACAGACCAAATCAAAGAAATAGCAATTGGGTTGGAGAAATCTGGGGTGGATTTTTTGTGGGTGATTAGAAAAAGTGAAGCAGAATTGGGAGAAGGGTTTGAAGAGAGAGTGAAAGGGAGAGGAATTGTAGTGAGAGATTGGGTTAATCAGTGGGAGATCTTGGAGCATCAAAGTGTACAAGGGTTTTTGAGTCACTGTGGATGGAATTCAGTGTTGGAGGGTATATGCGCTGGTGTGCCAATTCTGGCATGGCCTATGATGGCAGAGCAGCCACTGAATGCAAAAATGGTAGTGGAAGAGATAAAGGTGGGTTTCAGAGTGGAGACAAGTGATGGGTTTGTGAAGTGGGAGAGGTTGGAGAAGATGGTGAAGGAGTTGATGGAGGGAGAGATGGGGAAGGAGGTTAGGAAGAATGTGAAGGTGATTGCAGATACGGCCGAGAAGGCTATGGAGGAGAATAGTGGGTCTTCATGGAAGACCTTGGATTTACTCATTCAGGAGATCTGTGACTGTCCAAATAAGGTCGCAGAGGTCCTAAATTGA